The Apus apus isolate bApuApu2 chromosome 8, bApuApu2.pri.cur, whole genome shotgun sequence genome has a window encoding:
- the CAB39 gene encoding calcium-binding protein 39 isoform X2, with the protein MKEILYGTNEKEPQTEAVAQLAQELYNSGLLSTLVADLQLIDFEGKKDVAQIFNNILRRQIGTRTPTVEYICTQQNILFMLLKGYESPEIALNCGIMLRECIRHEPLAKIILWSEQFYDFFRYVEMSTFDIASDAFATFKDLLTRHKLLSAEFLEQHYDRFFSEYEKLLHSENYVTKRQSLKLLGELLLDRHNFTIMTKYISKPENLKLMMNLLRDKSRNIQFEAFHVFKVFVANPNKTQPILDILLKNQTKLIEFLSKFQNDRTEDEQFNDEKTYLVKQIRDLKRPAQQEA; encoded by the exons ATGAAAGAAATCTTGTATggcacaaatgaaaaagaaccACAGACAGAAGCTGTGGCACAGCTTGCTCAAGAGCTATACAACAGTGGTCTCCTTAGTACCCTAGTAGCCGACTTGCAGCTAATTGATTTTGAG GGCAAAAAAGATGTCGCACAAATTTTCAACAACATTCTCAGAAGGCAAATTGGTACAAGAACTCCCACAGTTGAATACATCTGCACCCAACAGAATATATTGTTCATGCTATTAAAAGG gtaCGAATCTCCAGAGATTGCTCTAAATTGTGGAATAATGCTTAGAGAATGCATCAGGCATGAACCACTTGCTAAAATAATCTTGTGGTCagaacaattctatgatttcttCAGATATGTGGAAATGTCAACATTTGACATTGCTTCAGATGCATTTGCCACATTCAAG GATTTGCTTACAAGACACAAGTTGCTAAGTGCAGAATTTTTGGAACAACATTATGATAGG tTCTTCAGTGAATATGAGAAGTTACTTCATTCAGAAAATTATGTGACAAAGAGACAGTCACTTAAG CTTCTTGGTGAATTGTTACTGGACAGACACAACTTCACGATTATGACGAAGTACATCAGTAAACCTGAAAATCTCAAGTTGATGATGAACCTTCTACGAGACAAGAGTCGTAACATTCAGTTTGAGGCCTTTCATGTGTTTAAG gtGTTTGTAGCCAATCCTAACAAGACACAGCCTATATTAGACATCCTTCTAAAGAACCAGACCAAACTTATTGAGTTCCTCAGCAAGTTTCAGAATGACAGGACCGAGGATGAACAATTTAATGATGAGAAGACCTATTTAGTTAAACAGATCAGGGATTTGAAGAGACCAGCACAGCAAGAAGCTTAA